The proteins below come from a single Bactrocera dorsalis isolate Fly_Bdor chromosome 5, ASM2337382v1, whole genome shotgun sequence genomic window:
- the LOC105223598 gene encoding uncharacterized protein LOC105223598 yields the protein MISPKVWLMSCLLATALLYSPASAKCNTCSVNGIACLSDSSFLICHKGVPDSSQVFQCPTGEVCVANSTERCVAGSVSSADCAAEQNACGACNGNKLFTCLTPTTFAQCNSTALLRSVVGSCPSGLTCDSSRPEICVVGGAECSS from the exons CCCAAAAGTTTGGCTAATG agTTGCCTCCTCGCGACAGCCCTCTTATACTCTCCCGCATCGGCTAAGTGCAACACTTGCAGCGTCAACGGTATAGCTTGTCTCAGCGATAGTTCGTTCCTCATCTGTCATAAAGGTGTACCAGATTCGTCGCAGGTCTTTCAGTGTCCCACGGGAGAGGTGTGCGTCGCCAATTCAACAGAGCGGTGTGTAGCGGGCTCAGTATCCTCAGCAGATTGCGCAGCCGAACAAAATGCTTGTGGCGCCTGTAATGGTAACAAGCTCTTCACCTGTCTCACTCCCACCACCTTTGCGCAATGTAACAGTACTGCGTTGTTACGGAGTGTCGTCGGCAGTTGTCCTAGTGGCCTGACTTGCGATTCTTCACGTCCGGAAATTTGTGTTGTTGGTGGTGCCGAGTGTTCGTCATAA
- the LOC105223626 gene encoding uncharacterized protein LOC105223626 — translation MCQQQHKLSCGLNIRIVFKFVLFTFTISQNSCKVQEGSSWKDIIFGSKWMPSVGARDPRFLPIFSVVPVGTGTCTASSGEQGNCIPQKECLLRAGIPAGPCAGGYGLCCVFLQTCGGVIRENSTYFVNPNHPDVYDGTGSCQVTVQKIHPDVCQLRLDLDMFSIAPPEALNHVCNQDQLLVSGGTPIPTICGASAGDHMYIDAGLGQSNAIVLSVITSGTFSRIWRIRVTQIHCGSLSRADQGCLQYYTGISGRVRSFNFNTVTGRQLSNQDYSICIRAERNFCSIQYNACPDTENNRSRSFTISGNSNNPTGSMVGGGTQVTQNTCINDWLLIGCMRSVDRIPPLAACEDRVCGGTFSAEVGTIQRTVQSSVRPFRLYFHTDGVEAPTDIDNRGFCLDFVQQPCTNGF, via the exons AtgtgccaacaacaacacaaactgTCGTGCGGGTTAAATATAAGAATCGTCTTTAAATTCGTGCTGTTCACATTTACTATCTCACAAAATTCGTGCAAAGTCCAAGAGGGCAGTTCGTGGAAGGATATCATATTCGGTAGCAAGTGGATGCCGTCTGTTGGTGCTCGTGATCCTCGAT TTTTGCCAATATTTAGTGTGGTTCCCGTTGGTACCGGCACCTGTACGGCGTCATCTGGAGAACAGGGCAATTGCATACCGCAGAAGGAGTGTCTGCTACGCGCTGGCATACCAGCTGGACCCTGCGCAGGCGGTTATGGATTGTGttgtgttt ttctACAAACTTGCGGTGGGGTTATACGCGAGAACTCCACCTATTTTGTCAATCCCAACCATCCAGATGTCTACGATGGTACTGGTAGCTGTCAAGTGACCGTGCAGAAAATACATCCAGACGTGTGTCAGTTGAG ACTCGATTTGGATATGTTTTCCATTGCGCCACCCGAAGCACTGAACCATGTCTGCAATCAGGATCAGCTACTCGTATCCGGCGGCACCCCCATACCAACAATTTGTGGTGCATCTGCAGGCGATCACA TGTACATCGACGCCGGTTTAGGGCAAAGTAACGCCATCGTGCTCTCCGTTATAACGAGTGGCACTTTCTCACGCATCTGGCGTATACGAGTTACGCAAATCCACTGCGGTAGTTTGAGTCGAGCCGATCAGGGTTGTCTGCAGTACTACACCGGTATCAGTGGGCGTGTACGAAGTTTCAATTTCAACACAGTAACGGGACGACAGCTCTCTAATCAGGACTACAGTATTTGTATACGTGCCGAGCGTAATTTTTGTAGCATACAGTATAATGCCTGTCCGGATACTG AAAACAACCGCTCACGCTCCTTCACTATCTCCGGAAACTCAAACAATCCCACCGGTTCTATGGTCGGTGGTGGCACCCAAGTAACACAGAACACATGTATCAACGATTGGCTGCTCATCGGTTGCATGCGCTCGGTGGATCGCATTCCACCATTGGCTGCCTGTGAGGATCGCGTCTGTGGCGGCACATTTAGTGCCGAAGTGGGCACCATTCAACGCACCGTGCAAT CGAGTGTGCGACCTTTTCGCCTGTACTTCCATACGGATGGAGTCGAAGCGCCTACGGATATTGACAACCGCGGCTTCTGCTTGGATTTCGTGCAGCAGCCATGTACAAATGGTTTCTAA
- the LOC105223601 gene encoding acyl-CoA-binding protein homolog: MDFSTACEKAKAFTKKPTDAEFLEFYGLFKQATVGDVNIPAPGALDLKAKAKFEAWNKHKGLSQDAAKAAYIATYEKYAPKYA; the protein is encoded by the exons ATGGAT TTCAGCACCGCCTGCGAAAAAGCCAAAGCTTTCACTAAGAAGCCAACCGATGCTGAGTTCTTGGAATTCTACGGACTCTTCAAGCAAGCCACCGTCGGCGATGTCAACATTCCCGCTCCCGGCGCTCTTGACCTGAAGGCCAAGGCGAAATTCGAAGCATGGAACAAGCACAAGGGTTTGTCCCAGGACGCTGCCAAGGCTGCCTACATTGCCACCTATGAGAAATACGCTCCCAAATACGCTTAA